A region of the Granulicella aggregans genome:
CCAGCTCGTGGTCCATGGCCTCATATCGCAATAGATCGACAACCCCTATCCTCTCGCCATCGTCGATCTTCCGCTGTAGCATCGCTGGGCTGATGCGGTGAAGCCGCAGGTGACGGATCATCGTCACGATTCTAAAGAGTCTCCATGCGGTCCACAGCAGCATAGGTATGGCTACCAGCACGATTAGTCCCGTACCGAAGCGATCAAGCAGGCCGATGACGCGATCAAGTTGACTGGAAAAGAGAAAGCCAGCCAGGACGTAAGCCGCGCTCCAGAGGAGCGACCCAACGGAGTCGTATGCGAGGAAACCCAGCACTGTCGCACCCTGAGCACCAGCCAGTGGAGGTGATACGCCGTCCAACACGGGAACGAACTTTGCCACCACCAGCAATCGCAACCCCCACTGATCAAATATTTGCCTTGAGCGTTCACGGCTGCCCTGTGGATTGGAAGTCAGGCTACAAATCAAACGGATTACGCTGCTACCCCAGCGTCTTCCTAACCAGAACCAGACGCTATCTGCGGCAAGGCACGCGACTACACTCGTCAAGAGAACGAGTGGAATTGTGAGATGCCCTCCCCCACGACCAGCCAAAGCGCCGGCAGTCATCAAGAGCAACATGGATGGGAGCGGAAGGCAT
Encoded here:
- a CDS encoding VTT domain-containing protein — protein: MNSATQLTYLAIGLAVFGQQLCLPLPSMLLLMTAGALAGRGGGHLTIPLVLLTSVVACLAADSVWFWLGRRWGSSVIRLICSLTSNPQGSRERSRQIFDQWGLRLLVVAKFVPVLDGVSPPLAGAQGATVLGFLAYDSVGSLLWSAAYVLAGFLFSSQLDRVIGLLDRFGTGLIVLVAIPMLLWTAWRLFRIVTMIRHLRLHRISPAMLQRKIDDGERIGVVDLLRYEAMDHELEGIPGSVRTDPDQLRKAHHVVVPEGVSMVLYCSSKNEFTSARVAAAMKKVGVSNVWILEGGLDAWVAEGRPTTTNFSTREELAERLGVVISPPRPHRRYGGFW